The Cricetulus griseus strain 17A/GY chromosome 9, alternate assembly CriGri-PICRH-1.0, whole genome shotgun sequence genome has a segment encoding these proteins:
- the Cyp2a15 gene encoding cytochrome P450 2A15, which translates to MLGSELLLVAILAYLSVMVLVSVWKQKVRGKLPPGPTPLPYIGNYLQLNTKDMYSSITELSERYGPVFTIHLGPRPVVVLYGYDAVKEALVDQAEEFSGRGEQATYNTLFKGYGVTFSSGERAKQLRRFSIATLRDFGVGKRSVEERIQEEAACLVKMLQSTSGAPIDPTVYLSQTVSNVINSIVFGDRFDYEDKEFLELLRMMGQINRFAASPTGQLYDMFHSVMKYLPGPQQQIIKNTKELEDFMVRKVKQNQSTLDLNSPRNFIDSFLIHMQEEKKNPDSEFNIQNLVMTSLNLFFAGSETVSSTMRYGFLLLMKYPEVEAKVHEEIDRVIGRNRQPQFEDRMKMPYTEAVINEIQRFANLAPLGIPRKTIQNTTFRGFFLPKDTEVFPILGSLLTDPKFFPSPKDFNPQNFLDDKGQLKKNAAFVPFSVGKRFCLGDGLARMELFLFFTTILQNFRFKFPKKPEDIDESPKPLGFARIIPHYTMSFLPI; encoded by the exons ATGCTGGGCTCAGAGCTGCTCCTGGTGGCCATACTGGCCTACCTGAGTGTCATGGTCTTGGTGTCTGTCTGGAAGCAGAAAGTCAGGGGGAAGCTCCCTCCAGGACCCACTCCTTTGCCTTACATTGGGAATTACCTGCAGCTGAATACCAAAGACATGTACAGCTCCATCACAGAG CTCAGTGAGCGCTACGGCCCCGTGTTCACCATCCACCTTGGGCCTCGCCCAGTCGTGGTGCTCTATGGATACGACGCAGTCAAGGAGGCTTTGGTGGACCAAGCAGAGGAATTCAGTGGACGAGGCGAACAGGCCACCTATAATACACTCTTCAAAGGCTATG GTGTGACCTTCAGCAGCGGGGAACGAGCCAAACAGCTCAGGCGCTTCTCCATTGCAACACTGAGAGACTTTGGTGTGGGAAAGCGCAGTGTGGAGGAGCGTATCCAGGAGGAGGCGGCCTGTTTGGTCAAGATGTTACAGAGCACCAGTG GAGCACCCATCGACCCTACTGTCTACCTGAGCCAAACAGTGTCCAATGTCATTAATTCCATTGTCTTCGGGGACCGCTTCGACTATGAGGACAAAGAGTTCCTGGAGCTGCTGCGTATGATGGGTCAGATAAACAGATTTGCAGCTTCTCCCACTGGACAG ctctatGACATGTTCCATTCAGTGATGAAATACCTGCCTGGACCACAGCAACAGATCATCAAGAATACGAAGGAACTGGAAGACTTCATGGTCAGGAAAGTGAAGCAGAACCAGAGCACCCTGGACCTCAATTCCCCACGGAACTTCATTGATTCCTTTCTCATCCACATGCAAGAG GAGAAGAAGAACCCCGATTCCGAGTTCAACATACAGAACCTGGTGATGACATCACTGAACCTCTTCTTCGCTGGTTCTGAGACCGTCAGCTCCACGATGCGTTATGGCTTCCTGCTGCTCATGAAGTACCCAGAAGTGGAGG CCAAGGTCCACGAGGAGATTGACCGGGTGATTGGCAGGAACCGACAGCCCCAGTTTGAGGACCGCATGAAGATGCCTTACACCGAGGCGGTCATCAATGAGATTCAGAGATTTGCTAACCTTGCTCCCTTGGGCATTCCTCGGAAGACTATCCAGAATACCACATTCCGTGGCTTCTTCCTCCCCAAG GACACCGAAGTGTTCCCTATACTAGGTTCTCTGCTGACGGACCCAAAGTTCTTCCCCAGTCCCAAAGATTTCAACCCCCAGAACTTCCTGGATGACAAGGGGCAGTTGAAGAAGAATGCTGCTTTTGTGCCCTTCTCTGTAG GAAAGCGGTTCTGTTTGGGGGACGGCCTCGCCAGGATGgagctctttctcttcttcaccaCCATCTTGCAGAACTTCCGGTTCAAGTTCCCAAAGAAACCGGAAGACATCGATGAGTCCCCCAAACCGTTGGGGTTTGCCAGGATCATACCACATTACACCATGAGCTTCCTGCCCATCTGA